Genomic window (Verrucomicrobiota bacterium JB022):
AAGGCTTCAATGACGAAACTCTGCACGCGGCAATCGCTCCTCCTTCTGATCCTGCTCGAGTAGGCACTTTGTGTCGACTGATGGGCATAGCCGATAAGGAGGTGGAGGCGGCGAAGAGCATGTTCCTCGTGTTCCGAAAAGAGCAACCACTCGCAACCACACAATTCGGGGATTTGTACGCGAAATCGGGTGAATGCGGCCAGATATTTTACAACGGACTACTGATCGGAGAAGAGCAAAATTTCAGATTCAGCTACAACATTACCTCCGCTACATCCGAACTCCGAAAAGGAATGAATCGGGAGCGGAAGGGCCTAGGGCGCGGCGCATATGCCAGTCGTGTGCAAGATATTCTGCTTCGATCCGATTCAAAACCCGTTCGATCGGCTCTTGCTGCGGAACTCGAAAACCTCAGCCGCGGCCTCGCATGTGATGAGATGATGCAGTGGCTCTCCGTTCAACTTCACGCGGTAAAGATTCTGAATGCCCACGGGAATGTAGTGTTTCTGACCAGCCAAATGTGCCAGGAACGGCCCGATCTGATTGATGCTGCGACCACCTCAGGATCTCAGATCATTCAGGTTCCAGAGCGGCTCGCAGACAAGATCAGCGGGGCCTGCGACTACGAGAATCGCCCTCTCGTCGACGCGGCGGTGTTCTGGCAGCAGCGCAACGATTCGTTTGAATACGAATGGGTATCGGTAAAATCTCTTGACCCCGCTGAGGCTGCAGTCTGGCGTTACCGAGGGAGAATTCTCGCACTGATCGGTGGGCGGCCGCCTCTTGTGCGCCAGATCCGCATAGCAGAGTCACTGCGCCCGGGGCAAACCGGAGATTTTGTCACAAAAGGTGTGTGGGATCCTCATCGGGGACTTATCGTCATCAAACGCAGTGCGCTGGCGTCTCTGGAGGATTTTGCCGGGACACTGCTACATGAGGCGCTACATGCGAAGTTCGAGGTAGGTGATGTCTCACGCGAGTTTGAGTCCCGCCTGACGGATTTGGCAGGAACCCTCGCTGCACAGGTAGTTCGCTGACCCAATGCAACCCTTAGCGTCCCATCCGCGGCGGCAGGAAACACATATCCACATGCGACGGATAAAAACCATTGACTTTCTCAACTAGACATCACATCCTTACATCTGCGCAAACAAAAATACCCCGACGTGTAAACATCGAGGTATTCTTGTGGAACCGCCACGAAAGCAGTTCAGGTCGTGAAGAAGCCAAGAGCATGCTGACGTGGTGGCTGAAGTCAAGGAGTGCCGCGCCCGCTCCGCAACCCTCAGTCAAGACACCATGAGTAAAGATCGAGATCGCCACGTGTATCTCCGCCCCGACGGAAAGTGGGCCAACAAAAGACAGGATGCTGAGCGCCCTTCGAGCCTACATGATACGCAGAAAGATGCCGAGCAAGCTGCTCGGGATATGCTACGTCGCCAAGGCGGCGGGGAGTTGAACACACATGACCGAGGGGGCCGCATTCGCTCCAAGGACACGATTCCGCCGGGTAATGACCCGAGCTCGATTCGGGACACGGAGCACTAGCCCCGCCTGAAGATGAAATACGCGCAGGTAGAGCTGGGTGAGTTGGCGCAAATCCAACTTGGGTTAACGTTGCGGGGCTCGGATGCTTCGCAGCACGATCCCGAGGGGACGCATAGGCTTCTTCGGATCAGCGATGTCACGCCAGATGGTGTGCTTCAGTGGTCACAAGAGACGCTCATCAAGCTGGAGGCCTCGACCGCCGAGAAAGCAGAACTGAAGCCGGGCGACGTTGTGGTGGTGGCACGCGGCGCCCGCATGACGGCAGCGGTTTTTCAAGACGAGTTTTCCTCGGTGGCCGGAAGCCAGTTTTGTGTCGTGCGTTGCGCAACTGGGCAGATTGACCCCACCTACCTGCGCTTTTTCCTTAACCTCCCTCAGAGCCAAGATGCTTTAATGGCAGAGAGTCGAGGCACTTATATTCGAGCACTTTCCGCCCGCTCACTCGCACAATTTAGAATCCCGCTGCCGCCACTCGAGCGCCAGCGGCTGTTCGCCTCGCTAGATGGCCTTCGCCTGCAGGAGAAGCACCTGACAACGCGACTGGTCGAGCTTCGCGACCAACTGACGCAACAAACCTTGCAGCAGGCCCTATCTGGGCACCATAAAATTTCGTAACGCTTTTGCTATGTCCAAAGAAGACCTTCAAGGGGAAATCAATCAGGTAGCCTGGTCTGCCTGTGACACGTTCAGAGGGGTGCTAGACCCTGAAGGCTACCGTAATTACATTCTAGTTATGCTCTTCGTCAAAGCGATCAGTGATCTGGTCAAAGACCATCGCGAGCGCTACATGGAAGAGTATAATGGTGACCTCCGTCGCGTGGAGCGCCGCCTGAGCCGGGAGCGCTTCATCCTGCCGGAGGGTACCGACTTTGACTCGCTCTACGCCCAGCGGGATCAGGACGATATCGGAGAGCGCATCAACATTGCCTTGGACCAGATCGAGGAGGCGAATAAGGCC
Coding sequences:
- a CDS encoding restriction endonuclease subunit S; its protein translation is MKYAQVELGELAQIQLGLTLRGSDASQHDPEGTHRLLRISDVTPDGVLQWSQETLIKLEASTAEKAELKPGDVVVVARGARMTAAVFQDEFSSVAGSQFCVVRCATGQIDPTYLRFFLNLPQSQDALMAESRGTYIRALSARSLAQFRIPLPPLERQRLFASLDGLRLQEKHLTTRLVELRDQLTQQTLQQALSGHHKIS
- a CDS encoding DUF2188 domain-containing protein; amino-acid sequence: MSKDRDRHVYLRPDGKWANKRQDAERPSSLHDTQKDAEQAARDMLRRQGGGELNTHDRGGRIRSKDTIPPGNDPSSIRDTEH
- a CDS encoding ATP-binding protein, with product MKHFDLNIDKFLEDWDLVHAIRELIANALDEAHLTGTHMPTIFKTKDGVWCIQDSGRGIQHKHLIQNESPEKHAAPSIIGRFGVGLKDALATFERRGAQVSLLSKHGDISLLRRRKEGFNDETLHAAIAPPSDPARVGTLCRLMGIADKEVEAAKSMFLVFRKEQPLATTQFGDLYAKSGECGQIFYNGLLIGEEQNFRFSYNITSATSELRKGMNRERKGLGRGAYASRVQDILLRSDSKPVRSALAAELENLSRGLACDEMMQWLSVQLHAVKILNAHGNVVFLTSQMCQERPDLIDAATTSGSQIIQVPERLADKISGACDYENRPLVDAAVFWQQRNDSFEYEWVSVKSLDPAEAAVWRYRGRILALIGGRPPLVRQIRIAESLRPGQTGDFVTKGVWDPHRGLIVIKRSALASLEDFAGTLLHEALHAKFEVGDVSREFESRLTDLAGTLAAQVVR